The genomic region CGGGACCTGCTTCTCGATCTTGAGCTGTAGGTCCCAGACAGACTCCGCCTGTTATTGTAGCTTacagaaaaacagtaacaagTTAAAACATTTCATTCACATAACATTTCATTCACATAGCAGGGAGGGAGAAGTGAGGaatatgcttgtgtttttttgttgttgtttgtttagaCAAAAATAtccccctaaaaaaaaacaaacaaaccaccccATCCCCCCAAAACTCACCCCAACCAACCAACCCACTACTTACTGCCGCCTAGGAGTATGGGATCGAGACCGTGACTTTGTTCTTGACCTGGATCGACTGgcacttctgctgcttctgctcctcttgctttctttcctcatgCTTTGGGTGGGGgtggagagaagagagaagtaGGGTTACACTTCTGAGATATTCATTATTTCCATCAAGTAACTGAAAAGTAGTTCACTGTACTTCAGTTGAAGAAACCCTTTTTACAGAAGACTCCATAaccaggaaaaaatgtttcaccTACCCATTGTAAGGGCTCTTCGAAGCCTGCTGCCTTTCTTCTGGCtcttttttaatggttttgGTATTCAAGGGTACTGGGCTCTTCTCTTCAGTTTTTACTTCTCTTGGGGAAGCTACAAATTTAAATTCAAGATTAGGTGTTTTACTGAGACTTTGTCATGACCACATTGTATTTGCAAGAAATTGAAAGGGTACAAAAAGGTACAAACTCCAGAGCTACTGCTTCATTCCCCTCTGAGGACAGAGCAGGAAGATGCCAGTGGGTATACACATGGCAGTTTGAAGGCAACTGACTGaacggggtgagacaccccacaCGAGGGACACCACTGACCTGCAAGCCAAGCAACAGGCTCACCTGGGACTTGATCCACCAGGGCTCAAATGGTACAAAATAAAGCCTGCCTTTATGGCCCACAAATACCCATCTCCAGTTGTCATTGTGACATTGTGTTCTCTATTCTTTGTATCAATAACGTTCAGACAGCATTATTCATTGACTGATTCAAGATACACACTACAAGAAGTTTTTCACTGCAGTGCCAGGAATAGCACTGTTATGTAAATTTCCCTTCAGTTTCCTGACCACAAGTTGTCCTCCTTCACTGCACTCAACAGTTGAGAAGTACATCAAGGaggtatttttcagaaatatctgCTATGAAAGAAATCATGAAGGCTAGTACAGCCTTGCAACAGATTAAATCCAGAGAATCTCTTCCTAACACAGTGATGTGCAGCGAACCTGGGTCTAGGCATTTTCATGATTACCTTAAGGAACATGTTGTTAATATATCCCTGCCCCATCTGTGGAACTGCAGGGGATTGGAAGAacaaaccctcttttttttttttcctaattttctatttcatattattaataactgcttttaaaaaagaaaatttccagCTTCTTACTTCTGTGACAGTCTTAACTGTCCAAGAGCTCACACAGGGcaaacctactttttttttttaaacacaaccAAACACCATGTGTACTACTGGTCTCAAATAGTACTACCCAAGTTTCTGTTCAGAGAACAAGCTTACATGGTTTGGATGCAGGCGAAAAGCCACCCAGTGTTGAGAGTGCTGGAGTTCCATCTGGATTTAAGCCTTTTGCCTTCAGTTTAGCTTCCTGTAGTgccattttcctcttttctacttctttatcCAGAAATTCATAATTCGGCTGTTAAAATAACAAAGTGGTAAGAGACTTGCACAATTTGTGTTTTTGTCCCATTTCCCCAAGATACATCTTTTAACTATCTGCCCAGACATGTGACTGCCTTCTGTTGTGTGCTCTCACCGCTGCCTCAGAGAGGAGCAGCCACACAGCAGAGCTGTTCTGATTAGCAGGTTTGTACATCCATGTCCTCAAACACTCCCAGACAACTATGGGACAACTCAAGCAGCCACAGACACTGaaccggaaaaaaaaaaacgaagaTTTAATGAAGTTACCTTCTTTCTGGTATAGAGCTTAAGAGTAGTTAAGCAGATCTCCTGGATATCCTCTTCTGTACTGCCGAAGAGCAAGAACCAGTGAGGGCGGGTAGGCAGTGGgatctgaaaacaaattaaaaaggcCTTAATTAGAGATTACGGACTACACTTTAAGCATTTCCACTACTATTTTCTTGAAAACAAGTTACTAGTGGTAAAAGCCATAGCAAACTGAAGAGAAATTAATACGTACCTGCAGGGCTCTAGCAGCGAGATAAATGCAAGCACATGCTATGGTCTCTGGCTGAAAGCGAACAAACACATTTGTTCGAAGGCTGTCATTCATGTAATTCCTAAAAAAAGGAATGTAGGCAAGGTTGGATCTTAGGTTTACATCCTTTTGTTTAGAGAGTAACAGTTCTGGAGACTCAAttgactttattattttttctcttataaTATTAAACACAGTTTCTTTAGAATTATTGCATTTGATGTTTACATTTGTTCCTTCTGTAAAAGAAGTTTGCTCCATTGCCATTGTTTCTAAACACCAATGCAAGTTAATACCTTCTCCCCAGTTACGTCAAGTTGCACCATGAAGTGTCCATAGTTAACAGTCTAGCAAGTACTTTTCATCTGTCCATTTGCTTTAAACACCaatgttttcatatttcaaaGTCAGTATGTTTCAAATTCAAATGCAAGCAGGAAAATACAGGATATTTTCAACCTACCATTTTCCAGAGGCTAGATGCAACCTATGAAGTTCACAGAACATCACATTTAAATCCTACGTGTACCTTGATTAACATTAACTTCATCCAGAAAGGGAAGAATCTGATTTGCTCACTGCACTCAAAGTCTTCACATTAGAAAAAGACCTATAGGTTAGTACTGGAACTACTCCACTACGCTACTTTTCTTCCAGCATGGTGGCACCGCCAAGAAATAATGCCAAGAGAGATGTTTAAACAGCAGAGACCTCCAGCAATTTCTAAATTTCTGAGCTATGGggaagaaacaaacagcagTCAGGAATTATTGGCTCTATGGAACAGTGCCCCACATGGATACTAAGTGAACATGCTGCatgcactgtatttttttaaaaaaacaaaacaaatcaaaacaaaaaccttgaGTCTAGCCAAGTGTTAAATTAGCTGAATTTATCTTGGCAGAAAATCTACCCAATGCGTCCACGGGCCCTTTAAATGCACTACAGTATACAGTAGCTAGGCAATAAACACATTTAGAGACATTTTTAACAGGTACTTCTAAAAGCAAATATACAAATCCTTTTGACACCCCGACAGAACTAGAAGATGCTGCCCGATGGATATGGACCACTTCAGTGAATCTCGGATGAGAGCTTGCACTGGGTAGGCTGGAGAGAAGGGCAGCCAAACAGGCCATCCCCAGGTCATGGGCTGAGGTGCAGAGGGCAGAGCTCTATGACTTACCATCATGGACTACCCTTTAATTAAAGAgtagaaaaaagaacaaagttaAATTGAGTTCTCCATTACAGAATGAAATCAAGCCATGAAAATAGTAAGCAGAAACAAGCTCCAGAGTATTTTAAAAGTACGTATTAACGTAGAAACTTACATCTCATTGCTTTGCATATGGATCATCAGGCTTATTATTTCTGCTACTATTTTCCTGGCTAGGAAGAGAACGGAAAACAACTTACCAGGCCGTCTGTACCAGGGTTTGATTACGTTCACATTCTAAGACTTGTAAATACATAACAATGATCtgagggaaaaggggggaaaaaaagagactcAGTTCTAACATATAAGgcaacagaaaggaaataactATGCTAACCAAACGGCATTCCAAAACAATGGTGTCTCCTCCTTTGCCGATTCTGTACTCTAAGCCCACACACCATCCCATTGTGTTCAGACAATGCTCTATTTTGCTCCTTTTCtgtaattttgaaaaacagtcACCTTTAACGCTTTCCAAGGAAGCGATTTCTACCACAGTCAATGTGACTATTAGCCCAAACACTCCTGCAAATACATTCGTGATGGCTACtatggaataaataaatgaaatcagatCATTTTTACACCCGTGATTTTGTCCCACACACAGCTCACAGGGCTGCCTTCAAGGTAGAATAACATTTACAATTGCATTATTTTTGATGACTCACCTTATGCGGATGCTTGACATGAACACAAAATCCCAACTCCTTCAGTACCCTCCTTTCTGCTTTGATTACTTGATTTTTGGTGTTTATGTAGTTCTGATCAAGTATCAGGGGGCTTGGAGTCCTATAGTTtgcaagaaataaaatcaaaactgtTTTGCATATCCAAAAATAGTGCATCTCTGTTTTCCCTTCCAACCAACTAATGGCAACAGAATCCGGTTTTCAACTCCTGCAAGCAAGTTTAAGCATTAATCTTGTGCTGTCCAAGTTTAGATAAACTAGTTTAGTTTCTGCAATTGACTGCTTCTGATTAGATggctaaaataaaaaccaacttGTCCTACTGTGTATGCAAACTACGTCGGTCCAGGTGCTGGGACGGAAGCGACCTTTACGGTGAGGATCTCAGGGAGCCTTTTTACTTCTTGATAGCGATGGGGGAAGGAGCGTGAGGCAACTACCTTAGCTAGGCAGGacttcaaagcaaaacaagctaGAAGAGCTTTCTGAACAGTTTTACTGACATTAAAGTGGCAGGCTTGTGCTGTTCAAACTGCAGTTTCCTATGCACCACAAGTCAGAATTATTCAGATCTTGAGAGGAGACAGCCCTGCTACTGCAACGTACAAAAAGCCTGTAAAACAATGAATTTAAACTCTAAGGTGTGCCTGTGGCTCTGCATACTGCATCCACTGATCAGTATGTGCATCTGTAAACCAATCACTCATTTGACAAAAACTCCTAAGTCTAGCACTAGCAAGTAAACTCCTCATTCCTCCCAAATCCAAAAACTGAACAAGGcatttttttaactgcagctgAAGTAACTTGCCGTATGGTTTATGCACAAGCACCATATCtcaacttgttttctttccttagtCTGTGCTGAGGGTTCACCTTCCCAACTCCTCAAAGAAAGCTCAACCATTGCCCCGTCTTACTACACCTTACAGATTCTCTGTGCTTTCCAGTGCAGAACAGTATTTGTGCAACTAGTTACGCTCTAATAAACCCCAACCTGTTTACACCATAAGCCTCGTTCATTCCAAACACTGGtgacaaatttattttacatgatCTTGAACAGAAAACAGTAACACAAAGTGGGTGTCAAATATAGTGCCTATTTTATCAGACAAAGTGTTTCACTGCTAAGTTGTCTTTTTGGACCCAATGCACGTACCACACCTTGGTCACATTTCTTCTCCCTGACAGGTCAGAGCACAAGGAATGCTCAAAAACCCTTCCATGTTCCCATCCCAGGAAGAAATGGTCAGCTGAATCACAAGGCTGACTGAAGGACTCCCTGGCTGCAgtaacccacaatttacactagGCAAGGTTTCTGCAGTCACCTGGAGGGATGCTGATCACCACTGGTTAAAGGAAGCAGGAGctccccccagctctccccaaaGGGGAAGAGGAACAACTCCCAGGACATCTGAAATCAACTCCTGCAGCTTCATGGTGCCAGGAAGGGCCCGCAGCTCAACAGGAGCCACACCACTTGTCTCAGGGCTCTCTGTTACACAGAAGTCACTTCTCTCATTCATTCAGTGCGACTTTCATCACAGCAAGTTTACATGGCTTGTGATTACAGCTATTTTAAACATGACCCAGTCAAAACACGTAGTTTCTCAGAAAGTAACTGGAGAATAGACTTGAAGTTGAACGTGGCTACTTCTCCAGAGAAGTTACGGTATTATTTTACTCATCAGAGTAGTCTGAACTTAAAGCTCTGGGGTAGGAGGCTGCTTCAGAGAACCACCTTAAGTTCTTCAAAACAGTGAAACTGATTCACTTCCAACTGCTTTCACCTAACAACACCAAGttttaaatagcatttcttCACACAATTTTATCTAGCCATCACCAGCATAACAGGGTCTGCGAGTCATAAGTGAGAGCAGGAACCTAAGTTTAGGCATCCAGGCTCATCTTAGCTCGTTAGCACCACACTTCAGAGGCATCCACCTCACATCAAACAGCCAGAGCAGCTAGGATTTAAGGTCACAAGTGAGACAGCATGACCAGGTGGGATCACTCAACCACCTGCAGCAGGCTCACGACCCTTCACAGGGCTTTCCATGCTCTGACAGCTCTTTAAGGAAGTCATTACCATGAAAACAACAAGCCAGCTAGAAGTACAACAGGAAAGGCTGTAAGCCTTACTTCACCTGAAGTTTTCACAATCCTACATGGCAAGAGGATCACTACAAACTGCTCACACATGCTCAACAGCTAAATGAGGGAAACTCACAATTAACAGACACTTGGAAGTGTGCTTCACTCTGTTGTCTTGAGTTACCTTGGCCACCTATGACACACAAGTTCTAGAAACCTACCACAGAAGCCATGAAGGTAACATCAGTTTATCTGACGGTACTTCCAGAAACAGGAAGACAGTTGTGGCCTTTTATCTACTTCAGCAAATTTACAAATGTTAGACTTCACTGCACCTTGTTATTAGCACACGGGAAGTTCCCCCCTGAAACAGGTTGGTCAGTTCGGCACTGCTGCCATCAACTCCCACGTGCTGGGATGTGCAGTTATTCACAAGTTTCAGGTTCAGATCACAAGTATTCAGACGTTTCTAAGAGAAAATCTCCTGAGCCTTCCTACTCAGAAGGGCAGTAGGAGGAACTTTGCTGCTGTATTTGCTGCACTTAGGTCTCAGTCCAAGCAGGAATTGTTTTTAGGTCCAGGTAACAAGGCAGGGAACATTACTTTATAAGcttatatatgaaatataagcTTCAAGCCCCCTACATAGCAAGGCACTATTACAAATTATTACAAATGCCTACATTTTCTTATAAACGAGCACTAGTGCTCCAGATGAGACCTTATAGAGAGCACATCGCCCGTTCTGATGAGCCCCTCCAGTCACAAAACTTCATCTGCATTTAGAGACAGCACAACAACCCAGAAGGTAAACAGACCATAACGTGTTTGCAACAGAATtataaatatcctttttttaaTCCCTCTGACAAACAAGATCTGTGCTCTTGACACAACCACAGCTTCGTTAGATGCAATATTAAAATTGCACGTCTTTGGAACATCTAATGTGTCGGAGGAAAAGTACCCTGCGTGTGGTTTTGTTTAAAGTGCAACACGTACTTCTGGTAAGCGCAGCGTAACGTCAGCATCTCGCTTCAATGACCAGACAGAGCTCTTATGCCACTCAATGTGAAAAGAAGTAAGGTTCTACGTTTGTCTCCAACACCATAAATACAAGCACTGTGCATTTATAGACCAGTTAAGAACACTAAATTTTGTGAATTAATGCAGGCCACTTCAACGTAAGTGTATAAACCTGACCGCTGCAGCAGAGGTGCAGAAGGGCTGAGTAAGCCTCAGACCAATGCTTGGAAGGTCACAGATGACAGGAGTCACATTTGGTTGAAGCCTCGCGAGGCCTTTCTGCAGCTTCCAGGCACATTtaagataaataaaatcaacttCAAACTACATTCTGCATGTTAAACATCAGTTGTACTTGGCTCAGAACAGACGTTTCAGCACACATTTGTAAAAGCAGTGTTTTCATAATACGAGCTTTTCTTCATGCACACAAACATTTCACATGCAATACTACATGACATATGCTTGTGAAAGATTCCAAAGAAAACGTGCTTGTCCAAAACActtct from Anas platyrhynchos isolate ZD024472 breed Pekin duck chromosome 9, IASCAAS_PekinDuck_T2T, whole genome shotgun sequence harbors:
- the CCNL1 gene encoding cyclin-L1 isoform X1, yielding MASAAALPAPPAASSSSSSSSSAAPNAATAAAPPAPASSSSSAAAAPGILIGDRLYSEVSLTIDHSLIPEERLSPTPSMQDGLDLQCETDLRILGCELIQAAGILLRLPQVAMATGQVLFHRFFYSKSFVKHSFEIVAMACINLASKIEEAPRRIRDVINVFHHLRQLRAKRTPSPLILDQNYINTKNQVIKAERRVLKELGFCVHVKHPHKIIVMYLQVLECERNQTLVQTAWNYMNDSLRTNVFVRFQPETIACACIYLAARALQIPLPTRPHWFLLFGSTEEDIQEICLTTLKLYTRKKPNYEFLDKEVEKRKMALQEAKLKAKGLNPDGTPALSTLGGFSPASKPSSPREVKTEEKSPVPLNTKTIKKEPEERQQASKSPYNGMRKESKRSRSSRSASRSRSRTKSRSRSHTPRRHYNNRRSLSGTYSSRSRSRSRSHSGSPRRHHNHGSPHLKAKHGREELKSTNRHGHKRKKSRSRSQSKSRDHSDVAKKHRHERGHHRDRRERSRSFERSHKGKHHSSSRSGHSRHRR